A single window of Ananas comosus cultivar F153 linkage group 24, ASM154086v1, whole genome shotgun sequence DNA harbors:
- the LOC109728790 gene encoding uncharacterized protein LOC109728790, whose protein sequence is MVLNPPPPTMTFAKLLSRPSRGFVSGLGVASLCEKGRRVAREERAMSAAAAAAAGAGGRWEGVDEKVARVVAEANLDHAPDRRRVREAFKEAQLGIDHCLFKVFRGFVPLVRSFLDLRHSWVCPIRFCC, encoded by the exons ATGGTGTTgaatcctcctcctccgacgatgACCTTCGCGAAGCTCCTCTCTCGTCCCTCTCGCG GTTTCGTTAGTGGGCTCGGTGTCGCCTCGCTGTGCGAGAAGGGGAGGAGAGtagcgagggaggagagggcgatgtcggcggcggcggcggcggcggcgggggcgggggggAGGTGGGAGGGAGTGGACGAGAAGGTGGCGAGGGTGGTGGCGGAGGCGAACCTCGACCACGCGCCCGATCGGCGCCGCGTGCGCGAGGCGTTCAAGGAGGCGCAGCTCGGGATCGATCACTGCTTGTTCAAGGTATTCCGCGGATTTGTTCCCCTTGTTCGCTCCTTTTTGGATCTTAGACATTCATGGGTTTGCCCAATTCGGTTTTGTTGTTGA